A single region of the Glycine max cultivar Williams 82 chromosome 20, Glycine_max_v4.0, whole genome shotgun sequence genome encodes:
- the LOC100816641 gene encoding GATA transcription factor 8 isoform X1 codes for MMKFSIVEKMVGPNFMDEIDCGSFFDHIDDLLDFPVEDVDGGAATLPSVAAAGNCNSLASIWPAESDSFPTSDSVFSGNTASDLSAELSVPYEDIVQLEWLSNFVEDSFCGGSLTMNKVEEPSCTTKEDSVNTQFHTSSPVSVLESSSSCSGGKTFPLSSPEIYIPVPCGRTRSKRPRPATFNPRPAMNLISPASSFVGENMQPNVISSKSSSDSENFAESQLVPKMPKQASEEPKKKKKVKLPLPLVPADNNQNASQPVRKCMHCEITKTPQWRAGPMGPKTLCNACGVRYKSGRLFPEYRPAASPTFCPSVHSNSHKKVLEMRCRGIDKSGFAINSAASPELIPNTNSSLPLEYM; via the exons ATGAT gaAATTTTCAATTGTCGAGAAAATGGTTGGACCAAACTTCATGGACGAGATAGACTGCGGCAGCTTCTTTGACCACATCGACGACCTTCTCGATTTTCCCGTCGAGGACGTTGACGGCGGCGCCGCCACCTTACCGTCGGTAGCCGCTGCCGGCAACTGCAACTCGCTGGCGAGCATCTGGCCCGCTGAGTCCGACTCGTTTCCTACCTCCGACTCGGTGTTTTCCGGCAACACCGCTTCGGACCTCTCGGCGGAGCTCTCGGTTCCG TATGAAGACATTGTCCAATTGGAATGGTTGTCCAATTTTGTGGAGGATTCCTTTTGTGGGGGGAGCCTAACAATGAACAAAGTGGAAGAGCCATCATGTACCACCAAGGAGGACTCAGTAAACACCCAATTTCACACATCAAGCCCAGTTTCTGTCCTTGAAAGTAGCAGTTCTTGCTCTGGTGGCAAGACTTTTCCACTAAGCAGTCCAGAGATTTACATCCCTGTGCCATGTGGACGTACACGCAGCAAGCGTCCACGTCCAGCAACCTTCAATCCTAGGCCTGCCATGAACCTCATTTCCCCTGCCTCTTCTTTTGTTGGGGAGAACATGCAGCCTAATGTCATATCATCCAAGTCATCTTCAGATTCTGAGAATTTTGCTGAGTCTCAACTTGTTCCCAAGATGCCAAAACAAGCTTCTGAGGAgcctaagaagaaaaagaaagtgaagcTGCCACTTCCATTAGTTCCAGCTGATAACAATCAAAATGCCTCACAACCTGTTAGGAAATGCATGCATTGTGAGATAACCAAGACACCACAGTGGAGGGCAGGGCCAATGGGACCAAAAACACTATGCAATGCTTGTGGTGTTCGTTACAAGTCCGGCCGGCTCTTCCCCGAGTACCGGCCTGCTGCAAGTCCAACTTTTTGCCCATCTGTGCACTCCAATTCTCATAAGAAGGTCCTGGAAATGAGATGCAGGGGCATTGACAAATCCGGTTTTGCAATCAATTCAGCTGCCTCACCCGAACTCATTCCAAACACTAACAGCAGCCTGCCCCTGGAGTACATGTGA
- the LOC100816641 gene encoding GATA transcription factor 8 isoform X2: protein MVGPNFMDEIDCGSFFDHIDDLLDFPVEDVDGGAATLPSVAAAGNCNSLASIWPAESDSFPTSDSVFSGNTASDLSAELSVPYEDIVQLEWLSNFVEDSFCGGSLTMNKVEEPSCTTKEDSVNTQFHTSSPVSVLESSSSCSGGKTFPLSSPEIYIPVPCGRTRSKRPRPATFNPRPAMNLISPASSFVGENMQPNVISSKSSSDSENFAESQLVPKMPKQASEEPKKKKKVKLPLPLVPADNNQNASQPVRKCMHCEITKTPQWRAGPMGPKTLCNACGVRYKSGRLFPEYRPAASPTFCPSVHSNSHKKVLEMRCRGIDKSGFAINSAASPELIPNTNSSLPLEYM, encoded by the exons ATGGTTGGACCAAACTTCATGGACGAGATAGACTGCGGCAGCTTCTTTGACCACATCGACGACCTTCTCGATTTTCCCGTCGAGGACGTTGACGGCGGCGCCGCCACCTTACCGTCGGTAGCCGCTGCCGGCAACTGCAACTCGCTGGCGAGCATCTGGCCCGCTGAGTCCGACTCGTTTCCTACCTCCGACTCGGTGTTTTCCGGCAACACCGCTTCGGACCTCTCGGCGGAGCTCTCGGTTCCG TATGAAGACATTGTCCAATTGGAATGGTTGTCCAATTTTGTGGAGGATTCCTTTTGTGGGGGGAGCCTAACAATGAACAAAGTGGAAGAGCCATCATGTACCACCAAGGAGGACTCAGTAAACACCCAATTTCACACATCAAGCCCAGTTTCTGTCCTTGAAAGTAGCAGTTCTTGCTCTGGTGGCAAGACTTTTCCACTAAGCAGTCCAGAGATTTACATCCCTGTGCCATGTGGACGTACACGCAGCAAGCGTCCACGTCCAGCAACCTTCAATCCTAGGCCTGCCATGAACCTCATTTCCCCTGCCTCTTCTTTTGTTGGGGAGAACATGCAGCCTAATGTCATATCATCCAAGTCATCTTCAGATTCTGAGAATTTTGCTGAGTCTCAACTTGTTCCCAAGATGCCAAAACAAGCTTCTGAGGAgcctaagaagaaaaagaaagtgaagcTGCCACTTCCATTAGTTCCAGCTGATAACAATCAAAATGCCTCACAACCTGTTAGGAAATGCATGCATTGTGAGATAACCAAGACACCACAGTGGAGGGCAGGGCCAATGGGACCAAAAACACTATGCAATGCTTGTGGTGTTCGTTACAAGTCCGGCCGGCTCTTCCCCGAGTACCGGCCTGCTGCAAGTCCAACTTTTTGCCCATCTGTGCACTCCAATTCTCATAAGAAGGTCCTGGAAATGAGATGCAGGGGCATTGACAAATCCGGTTTTGCAATCAATTCAGCTGCCTCACCCGAACTCATTCCAAACACTAACAGCAGCCTGCCCCTGGAGTACATGTGA